The nucleotide sequence CTAGGAGTTCAACCGCTGTAGAGCCTCAGTTCCTTCGAGAGCCAGCACAGCCCAGCTTTCAATCCTTTCAGCTGGCTCTACCTCCTGAGGTAAATGGTAATCCTTTTGTTATGTCTAGAGTCGGTAACCCAAATAGGTAGTAACGCCTCTCTTTTTTGTTTCACTTGTTTCTTGCTCAGTTATATAGATGATCTTCAAGGAGGACATGATGTTAGAGCATCGCCTAACTTCAGCTCAAGAAACCACATCTTTACCAGGTTAGAGATTGTAAGCCATAGTTGGCAATTCGATAAGTATGTTTTACTTACCGATTTTAACCTTAATTTACTCCTTCAATAGGACATGAGGCCAAGCCTGGTAGGCAGGAAGCACGCATGGTGAATTCTGATCTTTTTGATAGAGGTTCGCTTGGGAAAGAAAGAGCACAGGACTTGATGCCAAAAAACACAGGAAGTGTACTGTTTATGTCATACTTGCATAGGTAAACTTCCTTTTTGGCGCATAAAGGGGGTGGGTAAATTGTCTCTGTTTAAGATGAAAGGGATCATTTGAAAAATAAAATGCTAGTAATAGCTTCCCTTGTGATTTTAAACATTTTGTGAAATCAGAAGTGAACGGTGATTATTATCTCTTCTCCATTCAGATTATTCCCTGTGGTTACAATAGCTTCGTCTTCTTTTGCCCCGAGGTTTTATAATGTACTTCTGAAAAAAGGATTGCATACCCTATTTGAAGAGCTCCTATGAGCTTATGTTCCACTTAGTggtcttgattctgatgatgtaaTTTTCTGCATTCATCATGTGATTGGTTTACTTAGGTTTTatcaaattattaaaaaaaaggcCATCGTTCAGATATACAGCATCATTTTGGTTCCTCTCTGATGAATTATACATTATTTCTCTAGAAATCTGGTGCCACTAGATTAGCACACACATGTTGACCCCTGTTCGCTTTCTGATCATGGTCAGCTTGCAGAGCAGCGACTCGGAGGGAAGTCTGAGGACAGGATCAAACTAACTACACGATGGGTCATGGGTCGCCCTGAATGATTTTTCCCATTGGGATACTTCGTTTTGGCGGGACCGAGGCAAAGAGTAGGAACTAGGAGCAAGTTCACACCGATCGCCAGTCGATCTGAATGTTAGTAGCTGAATCAGATTGTAGTCTCGTGAACAATCTTGTAAAAAGAGAGCATGCATTAATTTCGGCCACACTGTGACCTCATTTCGGCGGTTTCAGTGGTAATTGGGTGGATGTATTGCAAGGCTATCTGCTGATCTCATTCATGATCCCACCTCTGTAATGCTATCCGAGGTACAGTATGGATATACGCAATGCTTTCGGCAGTTTCAGTTGAGAAGAAACCTGGAGGTTTGCAACGGCACAGGCACAGCCTGATGCAGATTCAATGTTCTGTAGTCTGCATGATTTTTGTGTTGTTCTGTCTCTTAACCTGGATGCAGCCAGTATGCTGCTTTTTTATCCGTCTCAGTTTAGCTATCTCTAGCTCCTGTTAAGGTCTAGTAGCTGACTCTAGCCCTTTCTTTTGCTACTCTGAACAAGTTGCCTCTATAATGGAAATGAGGATTACCTCGTTTTCGAAAAAAATGACAACGCCGCGCCGGGCGGTCACTGATTATGTGAAGGCGTCTAACCAGGGACAGGGTTGCCTCTGTAATGGAAATGAGGATTACCTCGTTTTCGAAAAAAAATGCCAACGCCGCGCCGGGCGGTCACTGATTATGTGAAGGCGTCTAACCAGGGACAGGGTTGCCTCTGTAATGGAAATGAGGATTACCTCGTTTTCGAAAAAAAATGCCAACGCCGCGCCGGGCGGTCACTGATTATGTGAAGGCGTCTAACCAGGGACAGGGAGGCATGCTCGGTGCTCCACGGCGAAGATCGCTTGCTTGCCTGGGGCCTGGGAGTCATGAGGCCATGAATCCGTGATCCAAACGGCAAACGGCCGCAATCAGGCGTTCGATTTTTGTCGATGCTGGATACGTTGCACGCAATACAGATAGTCTATAGAACATCGAAGTTGGTTATCTTGTGCCAGACTGCTCTCAGTTTTGCAACATTTCCCAAAACCATCTGCACATACACATAGCCCGGGATTCAAACACCCCTTAAGCTGTAGCCAATTTCTTTCAGAGGCTGTTCCTAGAATCAAGATAAGACTGACAAACTATGCATCTGCACATGTGCCTAGCTGCTTATCAATCAAGATTTAAGTTAGGCTTCTTAGTTCTTATCCTGTGCAGCTCAAGTTCACAACCACCACCATATTATGCTCTTCCAACAAAGAATTTCATGCGTGAGTAGAAATGGGCAGATAGAAGCCACATGAACAAAGCATAAGCCCACTAATCTAATAGGCTCACTGTAAATCCATGGATTCACAGAGCAGTCACAAATAGAGACATGTAGCTAAAGCAGTCTTGCCTAGATAACACACAACATCCCTTTTTGCTTGCAAACACTAGCTAAGCAAACCATGGTTGAAAGACAAGGAAAAGTAGGCAACACGAGCATTATGTCATTACAAGCCATCAGGGCTTCATCTCCTCATCCTCCTCGATCTTGGGGGCCAGGTAAAATCTAATGTAACCCATCTCAGCGATCTTGTACTCGACCACCACTGGTAGCTCAGACGACAGGCTGATAGTCACTTGTTCGGACAGTGAAGATGCCTTGGTGAAGGAGTTCATGTACCTCAGGGCAAAGGTCAGGGAAACCGGCTCTTGCATCTCTATAATGGTAGCCTCTTCTGGCTGCATTCAACAAAACAGTATCAATTAACCAGGGCAGTCATCTTTCATATGCTACTGTATTTTTTGAATTGATACAATGCAGTATAAATTAATCCATTGAGAACATCTCACTAATGTTGCAATGTTTTGCTGAAGTTACAAGTAAATTAGCACAGGTACTGAAGAGATTTCTTATGGTACCAATGGCAATTAGCATCATAAACAACTTCTAGGCTTGATTAACAAAATACCCAAGGCAGATAATAAAAATCAATAACTAGGACAAAGCCTAATTCAAGTGGTGCTATCAATTCCAATTGAATCAACCAAATGAAGTGTCATGCTTGCTTTCCGAATTGTCATCTTATGCAATAGACAAATTACCAAATAGCTAGTGTTTTAGGACATCAAATTGCAGGGACAGAGCCAGAAACAGACAAAAGGAGGAGCTAAGTTACAAAGGCTGAAAATTTAAATAGATTTCAACAAGATCTATATTGAAGATAACCACTTGTTGCTTGAGGTGATAACAAGCTATGTCTCAATGTACTCAACTCTCACTTAAGTGCTAATGGTTGATTTTGTGAGCCAGACCGGTGAACCAATTGTACAGACTGAACCAGTGCACATACCACAGAACAGTAATAACAATCTAGCATAGTAGCTAAAGATAATTAAAGAACAATACAAGTACACCATTCAAACTTAACTGCAAATTTGGTAGCTACAAGCAAATAGGCTAAGCAACCTTGGTGAAGAACAATTAATGTACATTTGCTAACCACTGTATGTAGTAAAATCTAAAAAATCAAAGCTAATGTCACTTGCATTTTTCAGGCAACAGGCACACCAAATTGTCCCGGCTTGAGGTAACAACTGGGTTGAGTTATGACAAGGTACCTTGTCAATAGTTTGGTTCTGCCTGCAAACAATGTTTGCACTCCCAATTTCTCCAGAGGTGGAGAACTTCACGCCCTCCTTAGTCACCGAGATAACGACTGCAACAAGAAAACGGCAACTCCTCAATGAACAAAGCTTAAACAATCCACGACAGTAAAATCAACACGAAAAACTCTAATGTACCAGTGTCCCCGATGCTGCTAAGGTCCTTGCAGATCCTCATAAACTCAGTAGAAGGCATGCGGACGATGGCCTGGTACTCGGAATCCGGGATTCCGAGGTGCTCACTGTCGATGTCCATAAgcttcatctcaaaatcagcaatCTTATCTTGCTCTGTTCATTGCCACACGGGAACCACGACGGTCAGGGTCAAAATAACAACCAGAAATCGCAaaagacgagagagagagagagagagagagagagaaggaacgGCCACTCACTGGGCGACTCGAACATGAAGGTGACGGTGTCAGAGCCGTCATCGgccttgatggtgatgatgtcgTCGTTGCCGGCGCAGCGGAGCATCTTGGCCATGTTGTTGAGGTTCATGCCCATGGAGAGGTTGCGGTCGCAGCGGTAGTGCTCGAAGCCCTCGGCGCGGAGGAGCAGCGCGACGAGCGCGACGTGGCTCGAGTCCATGGCCTGGAGCGAGAAACCGGTCCCGGAGCAGTCGAAGTTGGCGTCGGTGACCAGCTCGCGGATCGCCTCCAGGACCTTCTTGAGGAGGCTCCCCTGCACCAGCCGTAGCTCCAACATCGTGGCGGCGGTCTCCTCGTCGGCGGCCCGGCGGCTGAGGGGGAGGAGGGAAGATCGGGGAAACCCTAGCTGGGATCTGGGCGGGAGCGGGCGGTTTGGGAGGGGAGAGCGGCGGCGGGACGGACTTGAGGGGAACGGGGGGAATTAATAGGGAGGCGTTTGGGGACGCGGAGCGGAAAAGGGAGGGAGAAATTTGGGAGACCGCCGCTGCCGCGGAATGTTTTCCCGCCTGGCCGCTCCTTGCCCTGGAAGATTCACCTGACAGGTGGGGTCTCGTTCCGTGGTTCAGAATCGGCCCCACTTGTCGGTAGGAAACACGGGTGGCgccgtggcggtggcggtggcggtggccgtGACGCCGCAATcggatgccgcacaaccaacacaagatgaggatcacacaagccacgagcaatccactggaGTTACTTCTGGCGCTCCACCGagaaaggcacaagaacccctcacaatcacaatgatcggagccggagacaatcacattcctccgctcgacgatccctAATCATCGGGCCGTCTAAGTGTCGGCAAACACCAGGAGTAATaagatctccaccagcccaaatcgtcCAACTAGTGCCACGAGATgttagaacactaagcaatgcactagaggctctccaatctcactcaagatgatgaaatcaagtatgCAAGTGAGTgaagtggtgtgctcagctctcaaatggtgtatgcagctgttagaagtggcaagagagtggccaaggccatcCACTAgctaagcccacaagcaaatagagtcgttacctCTTTGAGTTAGCTTCTGCGGGGTCACCGAACATGTCGGTGTGGCGGTGCCCCTCCAACGGTCATCCAATGGCTAGTTTGGGGCACCAaacaggtggtggtggcggtggacaAGGTGTGGGGTGCCACCCCGCCCAACACCCTGAAACCATGTTCTCTGAAAAAATGGGACGGTGCACCGCCATGGGGTGGCGGTGAATGTGGCGGTGCCCAATTCTAGACCCCCCGCTCTCTGTTGAAAAGGGGCGCCATCggacaggggtggcggtgcaccatcACAAAAGGGTGGTGCACCGTCGCACCTGGGGCGGTGTACACCATCGCTGGCGGTGCCAGCCCCAGCTCAAGCCCTTCTCGGCCACGTTCAGGTGGACACCACCCTAGGAGTGGCGGTGCCATCGaacatggggtggcggtgccctccAGAACATCTCCCTCTCGACCTCCTCTGTCGATCACCGctacaggggtggcggtgcaccatcACAAAAGGGTGGTGGTGCCCTCGGGGCAACAATACAAGCCCGGctatgcctccttttcttcacctttttcaccacctttgcaaatatgATAACACtctaagtgtttcaccatcacgtgtaagtgtgttagcattttttataaatattttttaaaaggttaatcacttctcaccgaatgtgcactaggcctaaaatgcaatgcaagtatttttaacacctagtggcactaaatGATCGAGTTATTCGATAAGAGctcccatcttaatagtacgaccatctatcctaaatataatcacactcgctaagcgtctcgatcaccaaactaaAAAGCTCATGCTAAGTTTCAcatttgccttgagttttttgtttttctctttcttcttttccaagtccaagcacttgatcatcatggtcaccacaccatcatcatggtcTTCACCATTGCCCCATCACTTAGAatagtgctatctatctcatgatcactttaataaactagaTTACCatttagagtttcatcaattcaccaaaaccaaaataGAGCTTTCAGCAGCATAGGTCCAAAACGTCATGTATCGGTTCAAGTTACTCTAAGATGGAGGGAAAAAACTTCATCAAAAGGTCATAGACGAATAGAGTAATTCTTTAAATTTTCATTAACTTATTGTTGGTCCCGTACCTATAAAATCAACATCTTGTTGGTCCCACACCTATACAATTCGTAGCATTTTATATTCGTACCTAatttgatagattaatctaattGCTACACAAAATAACAAAAAAATCCTAAAAAACTTGATCATTTATACAGTGTAACCGGTTGCACAAACAACATTGCAAAAAATCCCTTGATTTTCTCTTATTTTGGGCCCGATTGTTTACCCGGTGCAACGCATGGGCATTACCTAGTATCTTAAAAAGGTTGCTAACCGCTAAGTCAAACAATATTCCATTTGAACaatttatataaaaacatattaaTATTTTACTAAATCAAATAACTAACATTAGATTTATTATGGAATATATTTATTATAATATCGCTATCTGGCTTCATAAATGTTAAAggtatttttaaaaacttatagtACAATTTGACACAACCAAATATAGAAGTGAACTAATTATTGTGAATTGAGTCCTAGCTTAGCTAGCTACTTTTCTTGTGCTATCTATCCGCCTGAGTTGGTGTGAGTGtgagtcttgtatttttccgAATTTATTTCAAAATTTAATGGTGATATCCTTAGTGAAAGGCAACGTGCCATCAACAACGATGTCTGTGTGACATTGTCAACATCGAGACATGTCGAGCCTAATATTTTCAAATGTGCATGTGCTCATAAAAATATGGTGTATGTCAATCCGGAGATTTGTCAAACCTATCTTTTGGATGTGCTAATAAGTGTAGGGTATATGTGTATGTATATATGCAAGTTGTTTTGTGTTCATATTGTGTTTAAAAAAGAACCGATATGTGTGCTTACTGTGTTTAAAAGAAGAAATAAACTATTTTTAGAAACCGAAGTTTTTTTTAAAGGTTAGACAGAGGATTTTTTTTCAGAAGGTGGATATGGAGGAAGTACACGGTTGGAGTTTGGACTACAAGCTGAAATTCACAGCACATAACCTCGGCCTTGTTCAGTTGGCTAGAAAAAATGACTGAtgctgatttagtgtgagaaaaaaattATATTATTCAGCAGAAACGCTGAAGCGAACCGAGCCCTCAACTCGAAGCGAACGTAGTAACCCAAACGGACCCGTACGTGTGCTTTTAATCAGGTGAGGTGGGCTGCAGCGATAATCGAGGGAAGCACACGAAAGTGGGCCGTGCGCCCGCTCACTGAGCTGCATGCGCAATTTGTGTATACATACGTCCGCCTGATTGCCTAATGGGCCTGAGGGCCTCCCCTTCGTTTCCTTTCTCTGCGAAATATTGGGTAGGCCTGTCGGATGTTAGTTCAAACCCTCCCCTGAAAAAATCGTATCTTTTTTTCGGAAAATTTTCCAAAAATTTTATGGTACATGCGCAGGTGGTATTATGTGTTTCCCATACACTAGAGGCTCGAGAGTCTCCCAATCTCTTCTTTACGTATGTACGGACGCACATGTGTGTGGTGTGAGTGTGTGTGCGTTGTGTACGTCTAATTTGTATCTGATTAAAAAATATTATCTCAAACTTTTTTCCCTTTTTCTAAAACATTTCTTCTCTTTGGGATAAAACATTTTTATGCTATAGAATGATGTCGTTTCCCAACGGGCAAAACTGTGAAATTATTGTATAATTCATGTGAAATTAATGCGTTTCCAAGGGATCTTATAGTTTTTTATAAGTATATAAACAGATAGCTAATGTTCTTTTTTTTCCAAAACAAAAGATGTACATTGTTCTTGTACCTCTCCGCCCTTCAGCAGCTGTTGATGGGGAACACGCCGGTGGAATCGTCAAGCACAACAGCATTTCCATCATTTTTGTCAAAGCAAGAATCAACAGTTAACCGTTGCAAACTGATTTGCTATTGGGGAGAGAAAGAGCAAGGTGTGCTGGATTGTGCATGAACTCTTTTTTTTTACATAAAGGCATAAACTCTTTAATTGCACGCTTCTATACGGAGTATATAGAGAGATAAAGAGAGGAAGAATGAATTAATGAATACCAGTCCATGACGCGCGCCATCGCGCGCTCCAGCAAATCACCTGGTTAAGGTGCAGGAAAAAATATGTTTAATCTTTGGATAGAAACAATATTAGGATTTTAATGTAGACTGGTGAAAGGGCGCGCAAGAAAGGCAGAGGAAGAGGATAACTCGCCAAAACGATGAACTGACTTGGAAGGTGTTCTCTACTGATTGAGAAAGTGTTGCCCTTAGATAAGCAAGGGAGCCCAACCTAGAAAATACGGACATATATATCATAATTGGATCGGAAAATATCATGGAGAAATAAATCTCTTCTGATTTCACTATGTTCTTTTTTTAGGACACACGATAGATCAAAGAACTAACTGGCTGTAAATTTTATCACAGTTTTCTTTTCGGACAGCAAATGCACATTGTCTAACATGTGAAATACGTTACATCATTTTAGATAGGAAACACCTCTGCAGAACCTAAAATTTACAAATTTCTTGAAAAATAGGGAGGactgagaaagaagaaggatgtGAACATATCAATGATCAAGGAACATGATCAGTGTTGTGTCTAGCAGAAATCATTGTCATTCCCAGAATAACATGTAAGAAAGGCAGAGAAAGAGGATAACTCACCAAAACGATGAACTGAACTTGGAAGGTGTTCTCTACAGGTTTGAGAAAATACTGCCCCTAGATCAGCAAGAGAGCCCAACCTAGAAATATAGACATATCATAATTGAATGGGAAAATATCATGGAGATCTAAACAGTAAAAAAAGAACATGAGAAGACAATCTACCAAGGATAATACCTCTGAATCCACAATAAATAGACAACCTTTGACAGCATGGTAAAATGCTGAAGGTGGGTGCAAGAATTTGACTGACTCAAACTCTGAATCCTCAAAGTTCACGGAAGATCCAATCTGCAAAGTGGAGGAAAATGGCAATTCATCATTCTGCATGGATGTAAACCTTGTGGTCATATAAATAAAATCATAAGTCAAGGTAACAGGAAGCTATGCTTGCATAATCTAGAATTATCCCATGGCTGTTGCTAATGATGATCCTATGCTGGTTACTGTCAGAGATAAAAATGCGATCCCCCACGTTCACCAACTGATATGCATGGTTCAGCACATTGAACTATAGACTATCATTTTTCTGGTACATATAAGTTTACTTTCACGAGGAACAGAGCGTTCATAGGCATACCTACATAGACGACCAAACCACAACTTTATAAATAGGCAGATACATAATAGCAATCAAGGAATCGTGATGGTATCATCTGTAGTAAACTGACCACATGTCACAAACATTTGGGAATTGGGACCTGTACATATAATCTATCCGATTAAATAGGAGCAAACTGAAATGCACTGGCTGACAAGGGAAAGCAACCCAAAGAAGGATTTTTACCTTTGGCGATTCAGGAAGCAGCGATAGCCTGCATGAAAATTCCACTCTGTAGCTAAGAGCTTGCATTAGCACCTCAAAAGAAGATGATAAATGCAGTTGACAAAGATAAAATTCAGAATTTGCTATTAACAAACAAAAGATAGCAAAGGGATTTTTACCTTTGGCGGTTTAGGAAGCAGCGATAGTTTGCATGAAAATTCCGCTCTGTAGTTAAGAGCTTGCATTAGCACCTAGAATATGATAAATGCAGTTCCCAAAGATAAAATTCAGAAGTTGTTATTAACAAACAAAAGATAGCAAAGGCTAActatttttattaagcaaagatCTCCCAATCTGGGAAattagcgggagctctctgcactaggtacgctCTTTTTAAAGATCTCCCAATCCATCACCTTTTATTGCACAGACGGTACATCTATGATTGTTGTGCAAATTAATCTAGCAGAAACGAATGGCTTTTAGGCCTCCATAAAGCAACTCTAAATTAAATAATGTCCATGCTCAACAAAGATGCCTGAACAATCTGATAGGAATAACATAGCAAATGAATATCTAGCATATTGCTTTAGGGAAGATGGGAAGGTAAAACACAGCCTAGAAGCTGCTGAAACACAACTGGAAAATGTTATCATTTGTTTTTAATGTTTCCATTACGGAAAAAGGCAATTACTTCAATTGTTTTCTCCCATAATCGAGGCTTCTCATGCAAACCATATGCTACAGTTACAGAGgtaggcctgttcgctggttggtttctgggctggtttgggctggctggtgctggtttattgtgagagaaaaacactgttggctggttggtttggactggctgaaaccaacaagcgaacaggctgattacctGATCTTCTTTTTTCCTGAACGCAGCACTGGACGTTAAGTGCACAATTACATAATGAAAATATGAAACATTACTGATTCAAATTGATCTATTTATGAAGGTCAAGAAGAGAAGACGCAAGTACCTGCACCAAACTGATGTGCTGGGAACCCATGCTAGGCTGAATCTAACACACACCAATCTGCCATGGACATAGAAACCCTAGAGTAGAAATCGAGACTAAAATCGGAGAAGGTCGCTAGGGTTTCACGGATCACATTAGCAAAAGAGGACCGGCAGAAAGAGACAGCGCCGGGGGTGCATGCCGTCGGCGGCCACCGGTGGGGGTCGCGGGCGGCCCGCCTGTGCGGCTCGAGGGGgcgtggaggaggagaaggacggCCGCCGCCATGCCGAGGGCGGCCACCGCACCGCCGCCCTGCCCGTGCCCACGTCAGAgagatggggagagagagggaggggaagagTAGAGGATGTTGGGACTCACCAGCGCGGGGAACGGAGGGGGAGGGGGCCACCGGCGCGCCGTCGCCGTGGTCATCGTCGCCTCGGGAGAGATCGAGAGCGAGAGATGACGGAGAGAGAAACGAGTTTTTTTGCTGAAGGAGAAGCGAAAGTTGAGCAATATATTTGCCTGGCCGGATTCCAACGAGAAGTCGAAGCGGAAGTCGAGCAATA is from Miscanthus floridulus cultivar M001 chromosome 7, ASM1932011v1, whole genome shotgun sequence and encodes:
- the LOC136464824 gene encoding proliferating cell nuclear antigen-like, producing MLELRLVQGSLLKKVLEAIRELVTDANFDCSGTGFSLQAMDSSHVALVALLLRAEGFEHYRCDRNLSMGMNLNNMAKMLRCAGNDDIITIKADDGSDTVTFMFESPKQDKIADFEMKLMDIDSEHLGIPDSEYQAIVRMPSTEFMRICKDLSSIGDTVVISVTKEGVKFSTSGEIGSANIVCRQNQTIDKPEEATIIEMQEPVSLTFALRYMNSFTKASSLSEQVTISLSSELPVVVEYKIAEMGYIRFYLAPKIEEDEEMKP